Below is a genomic region from Anaerobaca lacustris.
CCGGATCGCCGCATCGTCGGTCAGCGTCTGACTGGATGCAATGATCTGGACCTGCGCGGCAAACCCAATCCGCTGCAAGCCCCTCCATCTATCTGAAAACACTTCGACAACTCTACTGAAATACTGCTCCATTGCATAACAATAATGCAGAACAACAATTCTGTTACCAGCCAGTCCATCCCTCTGAAAATGATAGCAGATAACCGGGAGGACAGTCCCGTCGTTCAACTGCAAATCCTCTGGACAGCGGCCAGTTAAAACCCATCCCCCTCGGACGTAACAGACTTCTGGATTATGATCCATGACCGCATCCCCATTGGTCCCGGCTACAATGTACAGCGAGACAGATCCGCCGTCATTCTTCCGAAGGTATTGCCGGGTTATGTGCGTATCGCCCCCTGTGGCCTGCATGACGCGCTCATCCATCGCCACATTCTGGCCCTCCCAATCCCCAATTCGCATCGGCAGCCGCTCCAGAACGGCTGGATCGACTGCAATCGTGTCCCCGGCGGTCCACACATCTCCCGCCAGAACACGATAGGCCATGCCGACGCCGAGCATGACACAACCCGCGATGATCGCGGCGATGACAACCGGCTTGTGATTGGGCGAATTGGAAACCATATAGTGAACCTCTGCCGCTACACAACT
It encodes:
- a CDS encoding exosortase-associated EpsI family protein, with the translated sequence MVSNSPNHKPVVIAAIIAGCVMLGVGMAYRVLAGDVWTAGDTIAVDPAVLERLPMRIGDWEGQNVAMDERVMQATGGDTHITRQYLRKNDGGSVSLYIVAGTNGDAVMDHNPEVCYVRGGWVLTGRCPEDLQLNDGTVLPVICYHFQRDGLAGNRIVVLHYCYAMEQYFSRVVEVFSDRWRGLQRIGFAAQVQIIASSQTLTDDAAIRLVTDFAVDSSAVIAELLARIEDERTSHQSEL